One Thioclava electrotropha DNA segment encodes these proteins:
- a CDS encoding AMP-binding protein, with the protein MHSETNPHPELGVAPKRGLAHVAGPTDTPLIEDTIPAVLKRTAARWPDREAAIFTSEGIRWTWAEFAARVDRLASGLLALGLRHGDRLGIWSPNRSEWLLTQFATARIGVILVNINPAYRLHELEFALRKTGCRGLVLAETFKSSDYLSMVQRLLPELAKSEPGQLETRKLPDLRDIITIGETQHPGCHRFSDVEALGEAQDRAALDPITARLDPNEPINIQFTSGTTGSPKGATLTHRNIVNNAHFVTHAMLATEQDRVCIPVPFYHCFGMVMGTLGCVTKGATIVVPSEGFDPQSVLECVAAERCTALYGVPTMFVAILEHPDFANHDLSSLRTGIMAGAPCPIEVMKQVQSKMHMSEVTIAYGMTETAPVSFQSATDTPLEKRVSSVGLVQPHLEVKIVREDGSLANVGEQGELLTRGYSVMCGYWGEPERTDEALDADGWMHTGDLARIDSEGYCNITGRVKDMIVRGGENVYPREVEEFLYTHPDISQAQVFGIPDHKFGEIVAAWIVPRNGAELTEDAIRAFCRDEIAHFKVPAVIRFKDSLPLTVSGKPQKFVMRDAMIEELELEVEATA; encoded by the coding sequence ATGCATAGCGAGACGAACCCGCACCCTGAACTCGGTGTGGCCCCGAAACGCGGTCTGGCCCATGTCGCAGGACCGACCGATACCCCGCTGATCGAGGATACGATCCCGGCCGTGCTGAAGCGCACCGCCGCGCGTTGGCCCGATCGCGAGGCTGCCATCTTCACCTCGGAAGGCATCCGCTGGACCTGGGCGGAATTCGCGGCACGGGTCGATCGGCTCGCCTCGGGTCTGCTTGCGCTCGGTCTTCGCCATGGCGACCGGCTCGGCATCTGGTCACCCAACCGCTCGGAATGGCTGCTGACGCAATTCGCGACGGCGCGGATCGGGGTGATCCTCGTGAACATCAACCCGGCCTATCGTCTGCACGAGCTGGAATTCGCGCTGCGCAAGACCGGCTGCCGGGGGCTGGTGCTGGCGGAGACCTTCAAGAGTTCGGACTACCTGTCGATGGTTCAGCGCCTGCTGCCGGAACTTGCGAAAAGTGAGCCCGGCCAGCTCGAGACGCGCAAACTGCCCGACCTGCGCGACATCATCACGATTGGCGAGACCCAGCATCCCGGATGTCATCGCTTCTCGGATGTGGAGGCGCTGGGCGAGGCGCAGGACCGGGCCGCGCTCGATCCGATCACCGCTCGGCTCGACCCGAATGAGCCGATCAACATCCAGTTCACCTCCGGCACGACCGGGTCGCCGAAAGGCGCGACGCTGACCCATCGCAACATCGTCAACAACGCGCATTTCGTGACCCACGCGATGCTGGCGACCGAACAGGACCGCGTCTGCATTCCGGTGCCGTTCTATCACTGCTTCGGCATGGTGATGGGCACGCTGGGCTGCGTCACCAAAGGCGCGACCATCGTCGTCCCCAGCGAGGGCTTCGATCCCCAGAGTGTGCTGGAATGCGTCGCCGCCGAGCGCTGCACCGCGCTTTACGGCGTGCCGACCATGTTCGTTGCGATCCTGGAGCATCCCGATTTTGCGAACCACGATCTGTCCTCGTTGCGCACCGGCATCATGGCGGGCGCGCCCTGTCCGATCGAGGTGATGAAGCAGGTGCAGTCGAAGATGCACATGTCCGAGGTGACCATCGCCTACGGCATGACCGAAACCGCGCCGGTCTCCTTCCAGTCGGCCACCGATACGCCCTTGGAGAAACGTGTCTCCTCGGTGGGGCTGGTGCAGCCGCATCTCGAGGTGAAGATCGTGCGCGAGGATGGCTCGCTTGCCAATGTGGGCGAGCAGGGCGAACTGCTGACGCGCGGCTACTCGGTCATGTGCGGCTATTGGGGCGAGCCCGAGCGCACGGATGAGGCGCTCGATGCCGACGGCTGGATGCATACGGGCGATCTCGCCCGGATCGACAGCGAAGGCTATTGCAACATCACGGGTCGGGTGAAGGACATGATCGTACGCGGCGGCGAGAACGTCTATCCGCGCGAGGTCGAGGAATTCCTCTACACCCATCCCGATATCAGTCAGGCGCAGGTCTTCGGGATACCGGATCACAAGTTCGGCGAGATCGTCGCCGCATGGATCGTGCCGCGCAACGGGGCCGAGTTGACCGAAGATGCTATCCGCGCGTTCTGCCGCGACGAGATTGCGCATTTCAAGGTTCCGGCGGTGATCCGGTTCAAGGATAGCCTGCCGCTGACGGTCTCGGGCAAGCCGCAGAAATTCGTCATGCGCGATGCGATGATCGAGGAGCTGGAACTGGAGGTCGAGGCGACTGCCTGA